Genomic DNA from Alkalihalobacterium alkalinitrilicum:
TTCTCTGCCATAATTATATCTGAACGATTTTCATACTCAGCTGCTCCACTATCCACTAAATCTGCAGCAGCCGCAAGCATAATTTCTCTTACATCTTCAGGTAAACTATCCCACTTTTCTTGTGTAAATGCTAATACAGCATTAAAGTGACCAAAATTAACTCCTGTTAATGAATATTTAAACAAATCTTGAAAACCATAACCTGTCCAGTCAGCTATACTAAAAAAGCTTCCTTCAAAAGCCCCTCTACTAAGTGCGTCAAACATTTCTACAGCTGCCATTGTAACTGTACCTAACTCAGCATTAGTTGCAAACAGTTCAGTGATTCTTGAAGGCGTTCTTAAAGTGGTGCCTGATATGTCACTTAATGAATTGAATGCATGACCTGTTGTTGAAATTACATACTCTTGTGTAGTTCCAATTGGAAGAGCAAATACATCTTTATCCGCAAATTCCAATTCATAGAATGTTTTACCATCGTGAACTGGGACATCACTATCTAACAACTTTTTAAAAGCCCTAGATGCAATATATGTATCAGATTCCAATAAAGGTAACATAGTTACTTCAGACATTGGAAAACGTTGTGGATCGTATGGAGTTAACATCGGAGCTGCAATATCCGCAATTCCTTGTCTTAGACCCTCTAATTTTTGTGTAATCTCTACTAGCTCTCCAGATGGGAAAAATTCAAATTGTACTCGTCCATTTGTTTCTTCCGTTACTCTTTCCATCCATGGCCCGTAAAACCCTTCATACATTGCATGTGTAGTACTAAGTCCAGAAGCTACAATAAGAGTTATTGTTTCTTCATTAGAATTGCTATCGCTTTCTTCATTATTACCTTGATTAGAAGTTTCGCTGGAACCACCGCAAGCTGTTAGAAATAAAACTAGCATTGTAAATAAACAAGATAACCAAAATTTTTCTTTTTTTAGCATTTCATTTCCCCCTACCTATTTTATTGTGACAATACCGAGATCGAATTGAAAACAAATTGATACAACCGTTTTCAAAATCCGTCATTTTTCTCGCTTTTTTATCTTTTCTACCTCCTTTCGTGTTTTTTTAATGGTAACAATTTTCATTTTTTTAAACAATGGTTAAAATTTAAATATTTTATTTCAAAATAAGACATAAATTTCACCTTTTTATATTTATTTAGTTCCGAAAAGTTTTTTTGATATAATAAAAAAACGATTCTTACTTTAGATTAATCCCGTCAATCGTGATCCTAAGTACCACTTTCATATTCTAAATAACTACTAATCCAACAGATATGAAGACAATCTATCGATTAAAAAGGTCGAAAAATAATAAGCAAGTACTCTCTAAGATATTATTTTAAACTAATATTATATAACATTGACAAAAAATGTTTTTTTGTAAAAAAAGGGGAGTTACAGGAGAATAATGTCGGGAAAAAGTTGGACTAAATATTCTTTCAATCACATATAAAGGGGAATTTCACTGAATGGTTGATGTGAATAAGAAGAAAATTGGTGAAAATGATCGATTTAAAAATCAAATATTTGTTCATTAAACTAACCTGATGAAAAATAGTTATGGTTTACTCAATAGATAACAGGCCAGAAAAAAAGACAAATTATATCAAATGGATATAAGTCGTCTTTCTGCATATGAATTAGAAATTGATACATCAAAAGAAACTGACCTTAAGAACCCTTAGAATCAACCTCTATTTTTACAAATACCCTATAGTAGTTAAATCGAAACTCTTTTTTATAAATTAATGGTACCAGGCACAATATTATAAGCGTTTCATTAATGTCTTTCTCCAGCTATCTGATAGCTCATCTACTGCAAGTATAGTTTTGATACCATCTATATTACCTTTTTCTTTAAACATAATGGTGTTAGCAAAGGCGACACTTACTTCGTTTGGATGGCGTTCGATCAATTCAATCGCATCATTCTTATCGACAAACCCTTCTTCTAACACTCGAAAATAGTATCCTGAATACCCTGTGTCTTGAACTCGAACAACCAAATCATCCACTTCATTTCGTTTGGCCAACTTATAACAAGGTTGCCGTGGTTGGCTAACTTGTACAACTACGTCCCCAACACGATACGTATCTCCAATACAAACGTCCGTTTCCAACATACCTTTGACCGTTAAATTTTCACCAAACGCCCCGTTACTCATCTCACGATTTAATACATTCTGCCAATAATCGTAATGCTCGTATGGGTAAACACATACCGCTTTGTCTCTACCGCCGTGGTTTTCTTTATCTGCTTGTCCATCGCCTTCGACGTTCAACTTACCGATAAAAACAGGTCCTTCAACTTGTGTTTTATAAATTCCTGTATTTAATTCCTTCCCATTATGTTCAATTGTTTTTGGCTTTCCTATCTGAATCGAGACGCAAGTCATTTTCGACATCCGAACCGCTCCATTCCTGTTAATATTTGCATTATTTTACCATAATAAAATGAAGGGATCCAGCCTCTCTAATGAACTCGTTCCAAATTTAAAATATGGTCTTTACAAATAATAATTTCTACGCTATTATCTTTTTTAATTACATGTTTAAGTTTTCTAGGGTTCCGCATCTTTTTCGTTATCTGGTCTGGTCCGAGAGAAGACGCACAGTTCTGCTGTGTTCACGGAGGGATAAAAGCCCGGGAGGATATAAGTTATTATATCTTCCCGGGCTTTTTCATTAGGGTAAAAAAATTTGTTTGTTTTTTGAAACGCATTTTGAACAGTATTAAATGGGGTAAAACACCCTACTGGAAATGTGTGACTTACATCAAAAAGATTATTTAAGTAAGAGGTGTATATAGTGCAAAAGGTTTGGATCAGTATTTTTGTCGCAGCTTTTTTTGAAGTGCTTTGGGTCATCGGTTTAAAACATTCTAATACCGTATGGATGTGGCTTGGAACAGGAATAGCAATCTTTATCAGCTTTTACATAATGATCATGGCTGGAAGAAAACTGCCTGTTGGTACTGTTTATGCTGTTTTTGTTGGATTAGGAACAGCAGGTACCGTAATAGCTGATATCCTTATTTTTAAAGAACCGTTTCAAATGACGAAGATCCTTCTCATTTTATTTTTATTAGTAGGTGTTGTAGGCCTAAAAATTGTGACCCCAGAAATTATAGCTGAAAAAGAGGTGGATCGATAATGGCATGGATTTTGCTCTTATTAGCGGGAATCTTTGAAATGGTCGGTGTCGTCATGATTAACAAATTACATCAGGACCGTAATTGGCAAGCTTTATTATATTTAGTCATTTCCTTTGCCTCAAGTTTTCTATTTCTAGCTCTTTCTTTACAAACACTACCAATGTCAACCGCATACGCCATTTGGACTGGAATTGGCGCCGCTGGTGGGGCTATCTTAGCTATGGTGTATTATGGTGAACCTAAAAACATGCTCCGTCTCGTTTTTATTGCCATCATTATTGCTTCAACTATAGGGTTAAAGTTAGTTTCACCTGTATAAAAACAAATTTTGTTAGCAACTATTTTTGCATTAAGAGTAGCTATTTATCTAATAGCAGAAACAATAATCTTATAGAAAAGTACCTTTTGAAATAAATTCAAAGTGTAAGCACCATTGGACTTCAACATGAAAAATTTAATTAGTAGGTTATTAGTACAAACCCTTGAAAGATTATTAGCATAACATATTAATAAATATTTCAGGAGGTTACTTATTGTGAATGACTTTACATTAATCAAGATTTCTAACCCTACTGGGAAAATAGTTGAAGTTGTCAATAACCCGACCCCTTATGAACATATTGGAAGTGGGGATGAAGGGGCTGTTTTTAAACTAACGGATAAAAAATGTGTAAAAATATATCCTAATGTAGAACATTGTAGAGCTGAAAAAGAGGTACTAATCGAAGCTCAACACTCCCCGCTTTTTCCTAATTTATATGATTGGGGAGATAACTATATAGTAATCGAATATATTAACGGGATAACATTAGATAAATTTTTAAAGAATAAAAATACTATACCATTTTCTTTGACTAAACAGTTTATAGATTTATATAAGGAAATGGAACGTTTAAAATTCACTGATGTTAACTTGCATATGAAACATTTAATTGTTACAAA
This window encodes:
- a CDS encoding DMT family transporter gives rise to the protein MAWILLLLAGIFEMVGVVMINKLHQDRNWQALLYLVISFASSFLFLALSLQTLPMSTAYAIWTGIGAAGGAILAMVYYGEPKNMLRLVFIAIIIASTIGLKLVSPV
- a CDS encoding TRAP transporter, translating into MLKKEKFWLSCLFTMLVLFLTACGGSSETSNQGNNEESDSNSNEETITLIVASGLSTTHAMYEGFYGPWMERVTEETNGRVQFEFFPSGELVEITQKLEGLRQGIADIAAPMLTPYDPQRFPMSEVTMLPLLESDTYIASRAFKKLLDSDVPVHDGKTFYELEFADKDVFALPIGTTQEYVISTTGHAFNSLSDISGTTLRTPSRITELFATNAELGTVTMAAVEMFDALSRGAFEGSFFSIADWTGYGFQDLFKYSLTGVNFGHFNAVLAFTQEKWDSLPEDVREIMLAAAADLVDSGAAEYENRSDIIMAENIENGGKFVDINDIDPEVKDHFLAGIEQTWYDYIDLLEERGIEGKPLVKLWRDLIVEEGAVVPDAIMELE
- a CDS encoding DMT family transporter, giving the protein MQKVWISIFVAAFFEVLWVIGLKHSNTVWMWLGTGIAIFISFYIMIMAGRKLPVGTVYAVFVGLGTAGTVIADILIFKEPFQMTKILLILFLLVGVVGLKIVTPEIIAEKEVDR
- a CDS encoding MOSC domain-containing protein yields the protein MSKMTCVSIQIGKPKTIEHNGKELNTGIYKTQVEGPVFIGKLNVEGDGQADKENHGGRDKAVCVYPYEHYDYWQNVLNREMSNGAFGENLTVKGMLETDVCIGDTYRVGDVVVQVSQPRQPCYKLAKRNEVDDLVVRVQDTGYSGYYFRVLEEGFVDKNDAIELIERHPNEVSVAFANTIMFKEKGNIDGIKTILAVDELSDSWRKTLMKRL